TCGCGACCAGATTAAGCTGCTACATATGATAGCAAAACACTTGAATCGAGCATTCCAATTTGAATTAATGCGAAATAAAGGCTTGGTGAAATCACGGCCTAAACCGGATTGGATGAAAACACTTCATAATAAATGGGAAAACGGTATAAAGAGAAAAAAGTTCCTAAATTAAAATCGATAACTACTGCTGAGTTTCTATCGGCGTTGTTTAAACGAGTATCAACTCTTTGATCCTATAAACCTCGAAATACCATATTTTTACAGTGTCTGTAAGAGAAAGAACCGTTGCTAAATAAAACCCGGCAAACTGCAACGAGTGAACATTGCGGGCCATCAATGATGATCTTGCCGAAAATCAATAGCAAGTAAAGCTTACGGTGATACCAGGTTGCTGGTGACGACGAACGTTTGATCAATCGCCAGAAAGCATTCTTAAAGATTTCTTAACATGGGATCATTACGTTTGTATCGGGATTATGGAAAAACTTTCGGACGAGCTTTTACTCTCAGGTATTCAACAGCATAACCATGATGCTTTTAACGAGCTTTTTAACCGTTACTGGGAAAAGCTTTTTAAAGCGGCCATGTCACGCCTGTATGATGAGGATGCAGCACAGGATATCGTTCAGGAAGTCTTTATAAGCCTGTGGCAGCGTCGTGAAACGATAACCATACATACCCAGCTCGAAGCTTATTTGTTAAGCGCCGTAAGGTTTAGTGTGATGAGCCACTTCCGGTCTGAAAAAACAAACGAACTCCGGCTTCAGGATGCACTGCAGCGCATCAACATCCTGGAAAGCGCGATCGCCGATCATACCGATTATTACGAGATGGAGAAAACCCTCGAATATGAGGTAAGCCACATGACGGAAACGCTGCAAAAAATTTACCATCTCCGTACCGAAAACTATAGCATCAAGGATATAGCCACCGAACTGGGCCTGGCCGAGCAAACCGTAAAAAACTACATTTCGGAGGTTCTACGTCGTTTACGAATCGCCATCAAAGAAAAACATCCTGAAAAATACGCCGCTTACTTTAGCATCGTTCTGGCGATACTTCACAAATAATTAACATAAGCATAACTTAATTTATAAGTACTTCCGGCCGTTTACAGCGACTTAATGCTGAAAACGACAAAATGGATAAATATAAATTCAGGGAATTACTAAAAAGGTACCAGGAAGGTACCGCCAACGAAACCGAGCGGGCCCTGGTAGAAGCCTGGTACGAATCGTACCCGCAACAAAACCGGTTCAATTTATCTGATAATATCAAAAACAATCTTTTATCGCGTATTGGCTCAGTTATTCAGCCGCCGGTTATTGAGCCTAAAAAACTTTGGCTGCCTTATTTGCGCGTAGCCGCTTCTGTTTTATTGGTATCGGCCATTGGGTTGATAAGTTACCTCCGCCTAAGCAAAAAACAAGAATTCGTTTACACAACATTGCAAACCCATGCCGGCCAGATAAAACGCCTGGTACTGGCGGATAGTTCAGTGCTTTGGGTTAACGCTTCAACCATTGTGCGTTACCCGCAGCGGTTTGATAAAAAGCGCCGTGAAATATACCTGGATAACGGTGAGGCCTTTTTTGAAGTGGTGCACCATGCAAAACAGCCTTTTGTTGTACATGCCCAGAAAGTGAATGTACAGGTATTGGGAACTTCATTCAATATCAGCGCCTATAAAAATCTCCCGGCTATCAAAGTTGTAGTTGCTACCGGTAAGGTAGGGGTTACTCAGGGGAGCAAAACTCTCGCTTTGCTAACACCAGGCCAGGAATTAAGCTTCGACAGGAAAGCCGGTACTTCAGATACTCATGTTGTTGATATCAACGATATTCAAAGCTGGAAAAGCGGCTATGTTGATCTGAAACAAGCCACCTTCGCCGAACTGGCCACTGTAGTTAAAAATCAGTTAGGCATTCAGCTAGAAGCAGGCAACGATAAAGTTAGCGGCTACCGTTTCACCATCCGCATAAAACAAAATTTACCTGTAGATCAAACCTTGCTCATGATAAATCAAATACATAGTACGCACTACAGAAAGGAGGACAACCAGATAATTATTTACTAAGCAACCAACACACTTTATACAATATATAAAAAAGGCAGGCAATGGGCTGCCACCCACGCCTGCCGAGCTAAGCAATCGTTTCAAAAACTACAAAGCCAATAAAAATATGAATTTCTGTACACAGTTATGGAGGCAATTTATGCGCATTACCATTTTATTAATTTGCATTACGCTTACAATAGGGCTGGTAACTGTTAAAGCAACCGTTACCAAAGCCCAGGGGCTGAATACCAGCGTTAGCATTAGCGCTAAAAAACAAAATCTGGCAACTGTTATCAGGCAATTACAACAGCAAACCAATGTTGTTTTTGCTTATGATGAAGATTATCTGCAACTCAGGGACAAACCGGTTTCGTATGTCAGTTACGTTAACCAATCGCTGGGGTATGTATTAACCCAGCTTTTTAAAGATACCCGTGTTGGGTTTAAAGAGCAGGCCGGTACCATTATCCTTTATAAATATGCCATCGGTAAGCTATCCGGGCGCGTTGCTGATGAGAGCGGCGGGCTTTTGCCAAGTGCTACCATTAAAGTTGTTGGCACCAATTACGGCGCTATTGCCGGTGCCGATGGTACTTTTTCACTAAGCCTGCCCGAAGGTATTTATACTGTTGAAGCCACATTTTTGGGCTACCAAAAATCTACCATTAAAGATGTTAAAGTTACCGGCGATAAAAACACATCTATCAGTTTTACCTTGGTTGGTGGTAATCAGCTTAAAGAGGTAACGGTAAGTTACGGTAAACAACGATCGAAAGAAATTACCGGCTCAATTACTGAGTTGAGCGCCTCAAAACTACAGGATATGCCCGTTATGCAATTCGCCCAGCAATTGCAGGGTAAAGCAGCGGGTGTGCAGGTAGCGCAAAGCAGCGGGCAGCCGGGGCGTGGTGTGGAGTTCCGTATCCGTGGGGCTGCATCGTTTTATGCCAGTAACCACCCTCTTTTTGTCATTGATGGCAGTCCGATAACCGGCAGCATCAACAACATCAATCCTGCCGAAATTGAAAGCTTCAGCATTTTAAAAGATGCTTCGGCTACCGCATTATATGGTTCGCGCGCGGCTAACGGTGTTATATTGATCACCACCCGCCACGCCAAACCGGGCGACGCCAAAGTTGAGTTTAACGCCAATTATGGTGTGCAAAAAATCCCCGATGGGCTTGTGCCTAAAATGATGGATGCCCGCGGTTTTGCCCAGTACATGAATGATAAATTTGCCGATGCCCGCAAATACGAAACAAACTATACCACAGCCACCCCGGCCGAATATTTAAACCCGGAGCAATACGGCGAAGGGACTAATTGGTATAAACTATTAACCCGCACAGCGCCAATTCAAAACTATGATATTACTGTGCAAACTGCCCGTGAAAGGTCAACCTCTACCGTTATGGTGGGTTACCAGAAACAGGATGGTGTATTGATCAATACCGGCACGCAGCTGTTTTCGGCCCGCATTAACCAGGATTTTACTTCGGCTAATAGCAGATTAAAGATAGGTTTCAACCTGGCACCAAGCTATCGTTTAGATCATAACAACCGCTTAAGCACCGATGGTGTTGGTGGCTTGTTCGAACGCATTTTTGAGGCGAGCCCGTTGAAATCACCTTATAATGCCGATGGTACATTTAACCGCGATACTTACTCGCCGGGCATGGTGGCTTATATTAATCCGTTAGCACAGTTTACTTTAACCAATGATGATTATAAAACAACCCGTATCCTGGCCAACGGTTATTTAAACTATGAGTTTTTAAAGGGATTAAGTGTGCGTACCAATGTCGCTATTGATAAAGGCAACGAGTCGCGCAAATATTTCCAGTCGGGTGTAGTAACCTCAACAGCTGGTCAAACTACAGGCACCGCCGGCTTTACCGATAACGGATCGTACACCGCCGAGGCAAATCTGGTTTACAACAAATCATTTGGCGATCATCATATCGAAGCATTGGCAGGCTACTCGGCGCAAAAATACAGCGGTACCAATGGCAGCGTTACGGGCTTAGGGTTCCCGGGCGATGATATCCCATATGTAAACGCGGCAACAATTTTATCAAATGGCGGTGGCGGGTATGGCGCTTATTCGTTATTGTCAAGCATTGCCCGTGTAAACTATAACTACAAAGGCCGCTACCTGCTGCAAGGTGCTATCCGTCGTGACGGGTCGTCACGTTTTGGTACCAACGAACGCTATGGTAACTTTCCATCGGTTTCGGCAGGCTGGGTTGTTAGTGATGAAAAGTTTATGGAGCGTTTCCGTGTGCTTAGCTTGTTAAAGTTGCGTGCCAGCTATGGTGTTACCGGTAATAACTTCTTTGCCAATAATTATGAGGCTCAGGCTACCATAGGTCAGTATTTTTATGAACTGAATGGTCAATCTGTAGTAGGGCAAACCATTAACCGTTTGGCTAACAGAAACCTGCGTTGGGAGCGTAACAAGCAGCTGGATTTTGGTTTTGACATATCACTCCTGAACAACCGAATCAACTTTACTTACGATTATTACCATAAAACATCCGATGGCTTGATCATGAGCCGTCCTATTCCGGTAGCATCGGGCTTTGGCAGCCTTTTGGATAACGTTGGCGCGATTAACCTTTGGGGCCATGAGTTTACCTTGAATACTGTAAACCTTAACGGTAAACTGAAATGGAGCACCAACCTAAACATTTCCATCGATCGTAACCGCATTAAAGACCTGGTTAGTCCGGGCTATATCCGCCGTAACAATACCGTAACTTCTGATTACTTCCGCCAGCAGGAAGGACATCACTTAGGCGAGTTTTACGGCTTCGTTTGGTTAGGATTATACAAGGATGCTAACGATCTGGCAAACTCGGCCAAATACGGCAGTGCATCTGATGTGGGCACGCTTAAAATGAAAGACATTAACGGCGATGGTGTGATAGATGATGTTAACGACCGTACGTTCATCGGCGATCCCACCCCGTCATTCACCGGTGGCTTAACCAATAATTTTGTTTATAAAAACTGGGACCTGAATATCCACATGGCCTTCTCGGTAGGTGGTAAAATATTAAACGCAGCCAAATGGGCCTACCAAACCAACCTCGATGGCTCGCGTGTGATGCTGGCCGCGGCAGCCGATCGTTGGCGATCGCCCGAAAATCCCGGCTCAGGCATTTATCCACGTACCAAAACGGGTACGACAGCGCTTGGTCGTTCGGTTAACAGCCAATGGGTCGAGAACGGCTCGTACCTCACCGCTAAAAATATCTCGTTAGGTTACCGTTTCAATATGAATGATCAAGCGCTGATCCGCAGCATCCGCGTGTACACCTCTATTCAGCAAGCCTTTGTTTGGACCAAGTACTCGGGCATGAACCCGGAGATCAACTTTGCCGGTCTCGATCCTACATTAGGTATCGGTGTTGATGAAAACGCTTATCCTATTCCACGTACGGTTTCATTTGGTGTTTCAGCAAGTTTTAAATAATGGATACTAATCATAATATGATGAAAAAAATATATTTACTATTAGCCCTGATTGCGATTGGTGCTACCGCCTGTAAAAAAAGTTATATTGACCTGTCGCCGGAAGATTCCTATACCGACGTTACCTTTTATAAAACTCCCGATCAGTTTAAGCAAGCCGTTA
The sequence above is a segment of the Mucilaginibacter celer genome. Coding sequences within it:
- a CDS encoding SusC/RagA family TonB-linked outer membrane protein; amino-acid sequence: MNFCTQLWRQFMRITILLICITLTIGLVTVKATVTKAQGLNTSVSISAKKQNLATVIRQLQQQTNVVFAYDEDYLQLRDKPVSYVSYVNQSLGYVLTQLFKDTRVGFKEQAGTIILYKYAIGKLSGRVADESGGLLPSATIKVVGTNYGAIAGADGTFSLSLPEGIYTVEATFLGYQKSTIKDVKVTGDKNTSISFTLVGGNQLKEVTVSYGKQRSKEITGSITELSASKLQDMPVMQFAQQLQGKAAGVQVAQSSGQPGRGVEFRIRGAASFYASNHPLFVIDGSPITGSINNINPAEIESFSILKDASATALYGSRAANGVILITTRHAKPGDAKVEFNANYGVQKIPDGLVPKMMDARGFAQYMNDKFADARKYETNYTTATPAEYLNPEQYGEGTNWYKLLTRTAPIQNYDITVQTARERSTSTVMVGYQKQDGVLINTGTQLFSARINQDFTSANSRLKIGFNLAPSYRLDHNNRLSTDGVGGLFERIFEASPLKSPYNADGTFNRDTYSPGMVAYINPLAQFTLTNDDYKTTRILANGYLNYEFLKGLSVRTNVAIDKGNESRKYFQSGVVTSTAGQTTGTAGFTDNGSYTAEANLVYNKSFGDHHIEALAGYSAQKYSGTNGSVTGLGFPGDDIPYVNAATILSNGGGGYGAYSLLSSIARVNYNYKGRYLLQGAIRRDGSSRFGTNERYGNFPSVSAGWVVSDEKFMERFRVLSLLKLRASYGVTGNNFFANNYEAQATIGQYFYELNGQSVVGQTINRLANRNLRWERNKQLDFGFDISLLNNRINFTYDYYHKTSDGLIMSRPIPVASGFGSLLDNVGAINLWGHEFTLNTVNLNGKLKWSTNLNISIDRNRIKDLVSPGYIRRNNTVTSDYFRQQEGHHLGEFYGFVWLGLYKDANDLANSAKYGSASDVGTLKMKDINGDGVIDDVNDRTFIGDPTPSFTGGLTNNFVYKNWDLNIHMAFSVGGKILNAAKWAYQTNLDGSRVMLAAAADRWRSPENPGSGIYPRTKTGTTALGRSVNSQWVENGSYLTAKNISLGYRFNMNDQALIRSIRVYTSIQQAFVWTKYSGMNPEINFAGLDPTLGIGVDENAYPIPRTVSFGVSASFK
- a CDS encoding RNA polymerase sigma factor, yielding MEKLSDELLLSGIQQHNHDAFNELFNRYWEKLFKAAMSRLYDEDAAQDIVQEVFISLWQRRETITIHTQLEAYLLSAVRFSVMSHFRSEKTNELRLQDALQRINILESAIADHTDYYEMEKTLEYEVSHMTETLQKIYHLRTENYSIKDIATELGLAEQTVKNYISEVLRRLRIAIKEKHPEKYAAYFSIVLAILHK
- a CDS encoding FecR family protein, producing the protein MDKYKFRELLKRYQEGTANETERALVEAWYESYPQQNRFNLSDNIKNNLLSRIGSVIQPPVIEPKKLWLPYLRVAASVLLVSAIGLISYLRLSKKQEFVYTTLQTHAGQIKRLVLADSSVLWVNASTIVRYPQRFDKKRREIYLDNGEAFFEVVHHAKQPFVVHAQKVNVQVLGTSFNISAYKNLPAIKVVVATGKVGVTQGSKTLALLTPGQELSFDRKAGTSDTHVVDINDIQSWKSGYVDLKQATFAELATVVKNQLGIQLEAGNDKVSGYRFTIRIKQNLPVDQTLLMINQIHSTHYRKEDNQIIIY